A region of the Conger conger chromosome 6, fConCon1.1, whole genome shotgun sequence genome:
ACAGACGCACTGCTGTTGCTGAAACCGGGCGTGTGACGCAGCCCGTTGTGTGTTCACGAAGGCCTGGCCCCGGACGGAGGGTTAATGCTGCCTTTATTGTGCCCGTGCGTTTGGGAAATGAGGCCTCTGGGTGCTGGGAGCTCGGCATGACGGTCGTTACGCAACGAAAGGCCCTGGTGGGGAGCGCCATTTACGGGAGACGCGCGGGACACACCTGTGACCTTTACCTACCCGCAAATGAATGCTGGAAATGCTAATGATGATTCTGTTGCttgttctctgtctgtttcagtTTATGGAATTCCTTAaattccttgtgtgtgtgtgtgtgtgtgtgtgtgtgtgtgtgtgtttgtgtgttccctACTCATCAGAGATGGAAAGTCGCTTGGTTAGGAACGCTAGAGTGCTGCTGCCTCCCCTTGTGTGACCGCAACCCCATACCCCCGTCCCTGTGGTGAAGCTGTTGTATTGCTGCTCCTCTAGGTTGTGCAGGGAGGGGTGATTGGGTGGCTGACCAGGAGGTACTCTGACCACTCTCTTCTGCTCTTGGCCATTGGGACCACCAGCCTGGTGGGCCTGGGTCAGGTACGGAAACCTCAGTTgtgctctccctctcattcataCGCTCGCTCATCTGTTCACTTACAGACGAAAGGTGCTCCTTTCTACCACATGAACAGTAATGTAAGCGTGTTCCTGTGTTCCAGGCGCTGATGAGCAATGTCTTCCAGTTTTGCCTCATCATACCTGCCATGACATTCTCCCTCAGCGTGTTCGGCGTAATCATGGACAGCATGCTGTCCAAGAGCGTGCCTTCCTCTGACACAGGTGAGCAAAGTACCCCAGTGTACATTTTCTGGAACGCTGTTAGTGACGTCACCAGACAATTACGGTAACGTGCCGTAACTGTGAGTATGTTTTGCCTTAATATAACGGACTGTAATGTCATTTGGTGCTAAACAAGAACTACTGTAAGCAGTTCCGTGGCTTCAAATAGCTAGTTTGCTTATTTTTTGGCACCAACACGCGGATACATCACTGCTTGTTCGAACTCAGTTTTAAAGCCCTGCCGTAATGGAAACATAGCTTGTGTGTGACATCGTCAGTGGGCTACAGACAAAATCATCCCCGTGTCCCCTTCCAGGCACTATGCTGGGGCTGTGTGCCTCTGAAATGTCCCTGGTGCGGACCGTCGGACCGACCATCGGGGGCTTCCTGTACGAGAACTATGGCGTGCCCTCATTTGGGTTCATGCAGTTTGTTGTGAACGTTGCGGTGTTCCTCTATATGCTGGGCAGCGATGTGGGGCGTGCCGAAACCCATCGAAACTGATCCACTGTACGCAAAATCAACCTCAACAGATTTGTTTATCAAAAAATTATCTTAATCActttatcacattttatttttgtacattgtaTTCAAACGATGAAAAAAATCATTTGCAGCAAATAACTAGATAAGTTGATGAGGAtaaatttctctttttttcaatgttctgtgtaattgagaaaatgtaaaatgtttctaGTATAAATTGTACTTGCATTGGCATTATCTGAAAACCATTTTTAATCCTGTAATAACCTGTCATTCCCCATATGCTCAACCTATTACGTAAAATAGGCGTATAGAAAATAGCACAATTTTCTATGAAATAGTTGTATTAAGAGCAGTGACTTAATATTAACTAATCTGTTTGTGCTATGTACTCATGTCTTAATGACATGACAGATGTCAGAGGAGTTTCCAATATCATTTCCATCAAAGGAgaaaaggtgaaaaataaaaacattgggCTGAAGGTCGAACATCAAAGGTCACTGTCGTCCCTGAACTCCGGCAAGTAGGGTGGGCATGACCATGGCACTGATCCTATGGCTATGTGGTCAGGGACAGGTATGAGGGATCAACACTGGAGTCATATtattgtgagaaatgtatttttatcccTGATGGCCAGTCCTGCAGATTCCTTAATCTCCTTTGATCCTCACTGTAGATGGATGCAGCTTCAAAGCTTCATTCCTGACGCCTCTATACAATAGTGcttcaaagaaaatatttgtataaatgCGAGAACTATATCAAGAttttggtctgaactgggcctttacgtgtgtgtgtgtgtgtgtgtgtttgtgtgtgtgtgggtgtgggtgtgtacacaAAATTATTTACGTGTATGATAAAGATGTGTAATgaaggctgtataaaataaattatgcagaTAATGACCTGTATTATATGCTCAAAAATGggaatattaatttttttatagtgTATTacttaaaatgacattaataGCTTTTGAATGTAATCCAGAAAATAATAAAGCCATGAATCAACATTAACATGCCAGTGTTAGTCTTTCATTGGAGCTGGGTGCTATGGTCTGATACTGCTATGGTCtgatacccccacccccaaggAAACTCAGACCGGAAACTGATCTTTCAGCAAGAAGGGCCTCCCATTTGTGTACTGTACTATTTTAAAGTCTGCTCAATAAGAACCGCATTTCAAATGACGTTAGATTAACTAGCTAACACAATGTATGGAGTTACCATGGAAATCTAGCATGAATCTCCCACTTTCTTACAATTTTTAGCATTGACACAGTCCATTTCACTCTTGCTTTTAGTGTACACGTTAGTCTTACATGGATAGAGGAGAGCTTCCACCAAAGGGAGGTGGCAGAATGAAGACATTGATAAAAAAGTCATCTGACAGTGGGGATTTTTTTCCTCAGATTTTGAGTTTTGTTTATCCATTGGTACCTGGGAGATGAGATGAATGGTTTCGCCAACAGAGGATTTCTTTAAATCTGATATAGGGGTGGGATTAAGACATCGAAATGGTCTATAAAGCGCACCGCGATTCCTTGCCAGGTTTCGTTCTGAAATGATGGCACGTGACTCGCGCTTTTATTTAGAGACTTTATTCAGAGACTTCATTCAGACATCACTGAAAATAATGTGATGACAGTTGTAGGTTTCGTTCAGCCGAACAACTAAAAGCACTTAGGCTCTCGACGTGTAACACATCATGATTTAAATTATCAAAGCAAATGCAACAAAACAGTGGactataaaacatttaaataaatacacgaTGAAATAGTAAATAATTTATACAACCCTTGTGTACTCATACAGAACactttttgcaaaaaaataaataaatatatactgtCATTCGCAAGGCGTTTTTCCCATCAAAGCATACGCTTAAGGGTATAGTATTCAGTCTTTGGTAGCAAGTTTTGAAATTGTCTCTTCTTTTGATAGAAGCCATAAGGTTCAAGGATAAGCTATCCGAAGTTCCTCGAGGGCGCGCGTCTGTCCCGAACAATCCTTCATTTCATCTTCTGACCAGAGTCCGCTTTCGTTTGGTCCAAATATTCGTCATGGTCCAGAACAACATGGTACAGGAGTAACTGTTGGGAAAGGACAGAGATAAATTAAGGAAATAAGTCGTTTGGACATCACATTCGATAGCTTTTTATATGTTTCATACAGCATGATAACAAGTATAAAGTGGTAATTGTATCAGCTAACCAACATTAAAAAttcgggtgggggtgggggggggggggggtactcaaAAGTTTACTCAAAAGGTAAACTTGTATCAAATAGTATCACTGACGATGAGCCTTTCATCATTAGGTTACATTTGTTCTCCcgactgtttctttttttgataaGGTGCTGTGCGAAAAATGCACAGTTGGCTAATGGAGGAAGGCCCTATATGGTTCTTTTTTTGTATGAATTAGAATGTCGTTTTAAAGAGTTTCGTCGATATGCACATGCTAAACATTCTTTGACATGAGAGTAATTTACTTTTTAAGAACCGCAAGCGCACGCGCCTTACCAATGGCATTCGTTTGACAGCACTGCGGCAGCTTTTCTCACGGCGCCCTTGCCATCCGCCTTTCCTGCTGCCCGGGCGAAGTGCTCTCGGTCTCCTGTCGTGTTTTAAAATCCTGAATGGCCCTTCTGTTTTGGAAGTCAATCAGAGCCATTGTGATAACGGCATTCCAACAGTTATCCTCGCCTGTGCATCTGAAGTCAATCTCCTTATTGTCAGTGGTGACGATTGTGAAGTAGACGAATTTGCCCGTCCGCTCCACGCAGTCCACCTTTTTGATCGACTGCAGTTTTAGTTCTTTGCTCTTCGACTTCTTCTGGCTGTCGGCGTAAATGTTCAGG
Encoded here:
- the phlda2 gene encoding pleckstrin homology-like domain family A member 2 — protein: MKMSASELSKVLKEGELEKRSDNLLQFWKKKTCVLTEDSLNIYADSQKKSKSKELKLQSIKKVDCVERTGKFVYFTIVTTDNKEIDFRCTGEDNCWNAVITMALIDFQNRRAIQDFKTRQETESTSPGQQERRMARAP